A portion of the Homalodisca vitripennis isolate AUS2020 chromosome 2, UT_GWSS_2.1, whole genome shotgun sequence genome contains these proteins:
- the LOC124355102 gene encoding trichohyalin-like: protein MSVRHNPPQSQHFFCSGGNNRRGRDISGPQAYTYGLIAKQPNSNWQGRLLSIQQRMNDEAAKDNEQTMKRNQREIIKSKFHIKTDKKGLEAKIRSRVNERLQAVEEVLDHKRERLRELLLAEEKEYIREYVTQAQKVSESLYDEQKQKALESRVKRQAEEAALAAEKRLQQYMNRCEELRIFREALNTKEVAKAVLKQIEDKKVQREADIELEKMWHDVATKNYQLMVAYEEEEARKRKHTMDEINNILQNQIKGRELYKEEEKRLKMEERADLDKLKQKMIEEEESAKRERELKKQKMYEEMEEVKRQSAELHARRQAQEKVLNDMFSQLIQQELKREQDKIQDNKSQLRKESDFFRAYLQETAEKRKAAEAEADNLRALEVAKIEAAKHKQEVEKCEAVLKLKEAVLKERDGQIKARIKQREDEKRQIEEEARLAELLRLENLQVNMENKKALEKQQKEYLMDLGRQIEQNKQMLLKQCEDEERQLRESIAREEAYFNKVKDIMANKCSSETHPFMKKFQGLAI from the exons ATGAGCGTCAGACACAATCCTCCTCAGAGTCAGCATTTCTTCTGCAGTGGAGGCAACAACCGTAGAGGAAGAGACATTAGTGGACCTCAAGCATATACTTATGGTCTG ATAGCAAAACAGCCCAACTCGAACTGGCAGGGCAGACTTTTGTCCATTCAGCAACGGATGAATGATGAGGCAGCTAAGGATAATGAGCAAACGATGAAAAGAAATCAACGTGAAATAATCAAAAGTAAATTTCACATTAAAACCGACAAGAAAGGTTTGGAGGCAAAAATACGTAGTCGGGTCAACGAGCGTTTGCAGGCTGTTGAGGAAGTTCTTGATCATAAAAGAGAACG ATTGCGTGAGTTGCTCTTGGCCGAGGAGAAGGAATATATCAGAGAATATGTTACACAAGCTCAGAAGGTGTCAGAATCATTGTATGATGAACAGAAGCAAAAAGCTCTCGAGAGTAGAGTGAAGCGTCAGGCTGAGGAGGCTGCTCTGGCTGCCGAGAAACGCCTTCAGCAATACAT GAACCGATGCGAGGAACTGCGCATTTTTAGAGAAGCTTTGAACACAAAAGAAGTTGCCAAAGCAGTATTGAAACAGATCGAAGATAAAAAGGTTCAGAGAGAAGCTGACATTGAATTGGAGAAGATGTGGCATGATGTAGCTACTAAGAACTATCAACTCATG GTGGCTTATGAAGAGGAGGAAGCAAGAAAACGGAAACACACAATGGACGAAATTAATAACATACTCCAGAATCAAATCAAGGGCCGAGAACTTTATAAGGAAGAAGAGAAACGACTCAAAATGGAGGAAAGAGCAGATCTGGATAAATTAAAGCAGAAAATGATTGAAGAAGAAGAATCAG CAAAAAGGGAAAGGGAACTGAAGAAACAGAAAATGTACGAAGAGATGGAAGAAGTGAAACGTCAGAGTGCTGAGCTGCATGCTCGAAGACAAGCACAGGAGAAGGTTCTGAATGATATGTTTAGTCAACTAATTCAGCAAGAGTTAAAAAGAGAACAAGACAAAATTCAAGATAACAAA TCACAGTTGCGGAAAGAATCAGATTTCTTCAGAGCCTACCTACAAGAAACAGCTGAGAAAAGGAAGGCAGCTGAAGCTGAAGCAGACAATCTCAGAGCACTGGAAGTGGCTAAAATAGAAGCAGCAAAACACAAGCAAGAAGTGGAAAAGTGCGAAGCAGTTCTTAAACTCAAGGAG GCAGTACTGAAAGAGAGGGATGGTCAGATAAAGGCCAGGATAAAACAGAGGGAGGACGAAAAGAGACAAATAGAGGAAGAAGCGAGATTGGCAGAGTTGCTAAGATTAGAGAACCTGCAAGTCAACATGGAAAATAAAAAGGCTTTGGAGAAACAACAAAAGGAATATCTCATGGATCTGGGTAGACAgatagaacaaaataaacaaatgctG CTCAAGCAATGTGAAGATGAAGAACGTCAACTGCGTGAAAGTATCGCTAGAGAAGAAGCATATTTTAACAAGGTAAAAGACATCATGGCAAATAAGTGTTCGTCAGAAACACATCCTTTCATGAAGAAATTTCAAGGACTggcaatttaa